In Antennarius striatus isolate MH-2024 chromosome 10, ASM4005453v1, whole genome shotgun sequence, one DNA window encodes the following:
- the trim105 gene encoding tripartite motif containing 105: MAAAPATSSKGSLREDLTCVICCDLFQEPVMLACMHHFCKACISRYWRGTQGPVTCPQCRTEFRSKHFQVNYLVTAMVEKVRVTTSDTYIQNLEKQLKDSLEDHYLKKEDLVNSIRRDKDKMDTIKRVGADLQARVEGEFRALHQILHDEETYVLEQLRREQKEEMHKVHHHLESIELAMRELEANIKVLQQASTVSNNVVLTELPSLRPSVQVEFSQEFDIDAFSNKYIAPLQYITWKKMVKFLKPGPSPLTFDVDSAHPSIYVSRDKTMAVECDVVIPHVEHNKRFLQCVNIVAAQGFQSGRHYWEVEVGSKPKWDLGVASETVDRQARIKLSPDSGYWTLRMRNGNEYFAGTQPWTRLHLSCSPQRLGVFLDCEERRVSFYNVEDMTLLYSFSNGPRGKVFPFFSPCISDGNHKPQPIRLLHYSTVRFSD; encoded by the exons ATGGCTGCTGCCCCTGCCACGTCCTCCAAAGGCAGCCTGAGAGAGGACCTGACCTGTGTCATCTGCTGCGACCTGTTCCAGGAGCCCGTCATGCTGGCCTGCATGCACCACTTCTGCAAAGCCTGCATCTCTCGCTACTGGAGGGGAACCCAGGGTCCCGTTACCTGCCCACAGTGTCGCACAGAGTTCAGATCCAAGCACTTTCAAGTCAACTACCTCGTCACAGCCATGGTGGAGAAGGTCAGGGTCACCACTTCAGACACGTACATCCAGAACCTGGAG AAACAACTGAAAGACTCCCTGGAGGACCATTATCTGAAGAAGGAGGATTTAGTCAACAGTATTCgcagagacaaagacaagaTGGATACCATAAAG AGAGTTGGAGCGGATCTGCAGGCTCGTGTAGAAGGAGAATTCAGAGCTCTTCATCAGATCCTGCACGATGAGGAGACCTATGTGCTGGAGCAATTAAGGAGAGAGCAGAAGGAGGAAATGCACAAAGTACATCACCACCTGGAGTCCATCGAGCTGGCTATGCGGGAACTGGAGGCCAATATCAAAGTGTTGCAGCAAGCTAGCACTGTCTCTAACAACGTTGTATTAACCGAG CTCCCATCTCTAAG ACCATCTGTTCAAGTTGAATTTTCCCAGGAGTTTGATATTGATGCCTTCAGCAACAAGTACATAGCcccattacaatacatcacatgGAAAAAAATGGTCAAGTTTCTCAAGCCAG GTCCCTCCCCACTGACTTTCGATGTTGACTCTGCACACCCAAGCATCTACGTCTCCAGGGACAAAACCATGGCAGTGGAGTGTGATGTTGTGATTCCACATGTGGAGCATAACAAGCGTTTCCTCCAGTGTGTCAACATCGTGGCCGCCCAGGGTTTCCAGTCAGGTCGCCACTActgggaggtagaagtgggctCCAAACCAAAATGGGATCTAGGTGTGGCCTCTGAGACCGTAGACCGGCAGGCTCGGATCAAACTGAGCCCTGACAGTGGATATTGGACGCTTCGGATGCGCAATGGGAATGAGTACTTTGCTGGCACTCAGCCCTGGACGCGGCTGCATCTAAGCTGTTCACCTCAACGACTCGGGGTTTTCTTAGactgtgaggagaggagagtaTCTTTTTACAACGTTGAGGACATGACTCTGCTCTACTCGTTCTCTAACGGGCCGAGGGGCAAGGTGTTCCCCTTCTTCAGCCCGTGTATTAGTGATGGGAATCATAAACCTCAGCCGATCAGACTTCTCCACTACTCCACTGTTCGTTTTTCTGACTAG